The following are encoded together in the Scytonema millei VB511283 genome:
- a CDS encoding ROK family protein gives MKLILALDFGGTKHAAAVVASGEKHQLSDKKAFSPLNPHAQSDLEIMFSLARKLLAGRQPSAIGVSFGGPVDAASGTVRLSHHVSGWENMPLQEILEREFGAPASVDNDANVAALGEHRYGAGMGYNSLLYITVSTGVGGGWILNDRPWRGIEGMAGEIGHIVVDPAGPVCLCGKRGCVERLASGPYIAQQTRDRLNLHPDKGKVLRSLCHDNLDEITGLTVSQAATQGDEIAIEALETAGWALGVTIGNVANLINPQRFILGGSVTKAGDRFWNAIHRVARATALPEVHFEIVPAALGDKAPLWGAVALAEDLLVRGARSEE, from the coding sequence ATGAAATTAATTCTGGCGCTAGATTTTGGTGGAACTAAACACGCGGCGGCGGTGGTAGCTTCAGGAGAAAAACACCAGCTGAGTGACAAAAAGGCTTTTTCGCCGCTAAATCCTCATGCTCAATCCGATCTAGAAATAATGTTTAGTTTGGCACGGAAACTGTTAGCAGGTAGACAACCATCGGCGATCGGTGTCAGCTTTGGTGGACCTGTAGATGCTGCAAGCGGTACAGTCAGACTATCGCACCACGTTAGCGGATGGGAGAATATGCCTTTACAGGAGATCCTAGAGCGAGAATTTGGCGCTCCTGCCAGTGTGGACAACGATGCTAATGTTGCAGCTTTGGGCGAACATCGCTATGGTGCGGGGATGGGTTATAACAGTTTGCTCTATATCACTGTCAGCACGGGTGTAGGTGGTGGCTGGATTCTCAACGATCGCCCTTGGCGGGGAATAGAAGGAATGGCAGGGGAAATTGGGCATATCGTCGTCGATCCCGCTGGACCTGTTTGTTTGTGCGGTAAGCGCGGATGTGTAGAAAGACTAGCTTCGGGTCCCTACATCGCCCAACAGACTAGAGATCGGTTAAACCTACATCCAGATAAAGGTAAGGTGCTGCGATCGCTTTGTCACGATAACCTTGATGAGATTACTGGACTGACAGTCAGTCAAGCCGCTACCCAAGGAGATGAAATTGCGATCGAGGCATTAGAAACAGCCGGTTGGGCTTTGGGAGTAACGATTGGCAACGTCGCCAACCTCATCAATCCCCAACGGTTTATTTTAGGTGGTAGCGTCACCAAAGCAGGCGATCGCTTTTGGAATGCTATCCATCGTGTAGCGCGAGCCACCGCATTACCCGAAGTCCACTTCGAGATCGTCCCCGCCGCCTTGGGAGATAAAGCACCACTTTGGGGCGCAGTCGCTTTAGCAGAAGATTTACTGGTTAGAGGAGCGAGGAGTGAGGAGTGA
- a CDS encoding inositol monophosphatase family protein — translation MTNDRQLQIFLDIATEAALSAGAVLLGYLGKLEEVREKGRGGDLVTAADKASEVVVLEVLQRHFPDHAILAEESGKLGNADSEFCWAIDPLDGTTNFAHQYPCFAISIGLLVAGVPQVGVIFDPYRDELFRGAKGTIATCNRKPISVSTTAELSKCLLVTGFAYDRRETADNNYAEFCHLTHLTQGVRRSGAAALDLAYVASGRVDGYWERGISLWDIAAGIAILKAAGGQVSAYDGSPIDLATGRILATNGLIHPSLSQELLQVPPLSTWSHYNP, via the coding sequence ATGACAAACGATCGACAACTCCAAATCTTCCTAGATATTGCTACAGAAGCCGCCTTATCTGCGGGTGCAGTTTTGCTGGGCTATTTAGGTAAGTTAGAAGAAGTTAGAGAAAAAGGACGGGGTGGAGATTTAGTCACTGCTGCCGATAAAGCATCGGAAGTAGTAGTTTTAGAAGTCTTACAGCGGCATTTTCCCGACCATGCCATTCTAGCGGAAGAATCGGGCAAGCTGGGGAATGCAGACAGCGAATTTTGTTGGGCGATCGATCCTTTAGATGGAACGACAAATTTCGCGCATCAATATCCTTGTTTCGCCATTTCCATTGGGTTATTAGTGGCTGGAGTTCCACAGGTTGGAGTCATTTTCGATCCTTATCGTGATGAATTGTTCCGAGGGGCAAAAGGGACGATCGCGACCTGTAACCGCAAACCTATAAGCGTTTCAACCACAGCCGAACTGAGTAAGTGTCTTCTGGTAACTGGTTTCGCCTACGATCGCCGCGAAACAGCCGATAATAACTATGCCGAATTCTGTCATTTGACTCACCTGACTCAAGGAGTTAGACGCAGCGGCGCAGCAGCTTTAGACTTAGCTTATGTTGCCAGCGGGCGCGTTGATGGCTACTGGGAACGGGGAATTTCTCTATGGGATATTGCTGCTGGAATTGCCATTCTCAAAGCAGCAGGGGGTCAAGTCAGTGCCTATGATGGTAGCCCAATCGACTTAGCAACTGGCAGAATTTTAGCCACAAACGGACTAATTCATCCAAGTCTCAGCCAAGAACTACTTCAAGTGCCACCACTATCAACTTGGAGTCATTATAATCCCTAG
- a CDS encoding J domain-containing protein codes for MSFKIDGGLFLFDFTDCHAILGVPIDADFKEIRKRYLIIARCLHPDTCTAKSISDKQAANHILSKLVNPAYKKLSQDYSRVEYMVTLREMGKRLAQDTTSISLKNERSIQLQHSTDIDQVYQKAIAEVTKQQYESLERIIPTISQISELNLVYLGRKGGTGFMVARTTVPSVVPSQHSRPTASSPPPTEPESPPSPAEPYLRRAQSLMEKNLFAPASVELKDALKLEPNNSRCHSLIGTVYLKQNQATMAKVHINKALQLDPKDPIALEGKQLLDRLASKAGTQTATSDKTASKTASKKPSEPSGSGGMFGGLFGGKKK; via the coding sequence ATGTCTTTTAAGATTGATGGCGGATTATTTTTATTTGACTTCACAGATTGCCATGCAATTTTGGGCGTTCCAATTGATGCCGACTTTAAAGAAATTCGCAAACGCTATCTGATTATTGCTCGCTGCTTGCATCCCGATACTTGCACGGCTAAAAGTATTTCAGATAAACAAGCGGCAAATCATATTTTGTCCAAGCTTGTCAATCCCGCTTATAAAAAATTATCCCAGGATTACAGTCGTGTTGAATACATGGTGACGCTGCGGGAGATGGGCAAGCGGTTAGCTCAGGATACAACTAGCATTTCGCTCAAAAACGAACGATCGATCCAACTTCAACACAGTACAGATATCGACCAGGTATATCAAAAAGCGATCGCTGAAGTGACAAAACAACAGTATGAATCTCTCGAAAGAATTATCCCTACAATTAGTCAAATCAGCGAATTAAACCTAGTCTACTTAGGGCGTAAAGGTGGTACTGGGTTTATGGTTGCTAGAACGACTGTGCCATCTGTGGTTCCCAGCCAACATTCTCGACCGACAGCATCTTCGCCTCCCCCAACTGAGCCAGAGTCACCTCCATCGCCAGCCGAACCTTATCTTCGTCGCGCCCAGTCCTTGATGGAAAAGAATCTCTTCGCCCCAGCGAGTGTAGAGCTAAAAGACGCGCTGAAACTAGAGCCAAATAATAGTCGCTGTCATAGCTTAATTGGCACGGTTTATTTGAAGCAGAATCAGGCTACTATGGCTAAGGTACATATTAACAAAGCCCTACAATTAGACCCTAAAGATCCGATCGCCCTAGAAGGAAAACAACTGTTAGATCGGCTGGCGAGTAAAGCTGGCACTCAAACAGCCACTTCTGATAAAACTGCATCTAAAACTGCGTCGAAAAAACCATCAGAACCATCTGGAAGTGGGGGAATGTTTGGCGGTCTATTTGGAGGCAAGAAAAAATAA
- a CDS encoding thermonuclease family protein yields the protein MKNSHQLSVISYQLVSSSFSRVFLVSLLFLPLLFIQGCQSRAIDNGMQAQVVRVVSGQTLEAISRGEAFKVRLSGIEAPDLQQQPWGQAAKQQLEAMVNGKTVTLELDGQPDKFERQWAYVWQNGKLLNEQLLKEGYVLWDGRSRDRKYDDRLEKAQAWARIIGRGVWDVKQPMRQTPAEFRQMAGSGVGGKRAEEAEGEKNQPTTVNR from the coding sequence ATGAAGAATAGTCATCAGTTATCAGTTATCAGTTATCAGTTAGTGAGTAGTAGTTTCTCCCGTGTCTTCCTTGTCTCCCTTCTTTTTCTCCCACTCTTGTTTATTCAGGGTTGTCAGTCTCGTGCGATCGATAACGGAATGCAAGCGCAGGTTGTGCGTGTAGTCAGCGGACAAACTCTAGAAGCGATAAGTAGAGGGGAGGCTTTCAAGGTGAGACTTTCGGGAATTGAAGCCCCAGATCTCCAGCAACAGCCTTGGGGACAAGCAGCTAAACAGCAGTTAGAAGCAATGGTCAACGGGAAGACAGTTACCTTAGAACTTGACGGACAGCCAGATAAATTTGAGCGACAGTGGGCTTATGTGTGGCAAAATGGCAAATTGTTGAACGAGCAACTCCTAAAAGAGGGATACGTTTTGTGGGATGGGCGATCGCGCGATCGGAAGTATGACGATCGCTTGGAAAAAGCGCAAGCCTGGGCAAGAATTATCGGGCGTGGCGTGTGGGATGTGAAACAACCAATGCGGCAAACCCCGGCTGAATTTCGGCAAATGGCGGGGTCGGGAGTCGGGGGAAAGAGAGCTGAGGAAGCTGAGGGGGAAAAGAATCAACCAACAACTGTCAACCGTTAA
- a CDS encoding phosphoribosyltransferase produces MLFQNRTTAGQALADRLLAYANRSDVLVLGLPRGGVPVAFEVAQALHAPLDVFLVRKLGVPGQEELAMGAIASGSIKVLNYDIIETLHLSEAEIDRVTARQQQELERRERLYRQNRPFPQLRDRTVILVDDGLATGATMRAAVKAIQLQQPAAIVVAVPVASPETQQELATQVDEIVCVETPTPFYSVGSWYAEFPQTSDTQVCELLQQAGTVASNVS; encoded by the coding sequence ATGTTATTCCAAAATCGAACTACAGCAGGTCAAGCGCTAGCCGATCGGTTATTAGCCTATGCTAACCGTAGCGATGTCTTAGTACTAGGATTGCCTAGAGGTGGTGTACCAGTCGCCTTTGAGGTAGCACAAGCATTACACGCACCCTTAGATGTGTTTCTGGTACGTAAGTTGGGTGTCCCCGGGCAAGAAGAATTAGCAATGGGGGCGATCGCCTCTGGTAGTATAAAAGTGCTGAACTACGATATTATTGAAACGCTACACTTGTCTGAAGCAGAAATCGATCGCGTTACAGCCAGACAGCAACAGGAATTAGAGCGACGCGAACGGCTCTATCGGCAAAACCGTCCTTTTCCCCAATTACGCGATCGCACGGTCATTTTAGTAGATGATGGTCTAGCAACAGGCGCAACCATGCGGGCAGCTGTGAAAGCAATACAATTACAGCAACCTGCGGCAATTGTCGTTGCCGTGCCAGTTGCTTCTCCTGAAACCCAGCAAGAATTAGCCACTCAAGTTGATGAAATCGTCTGTGTAGAAACGCCCACACCTTTTTACAGTGTTGGTTCTTGGTACGCCGAATTCCCCCAAACTAGCGATACACAAGTGTGCGAACTGTTGCAACAAGCTGGCACAGTAGCTAGTAATGTATCGTAG
- a CDS encoding ATP phosphoribosyltransferase regulatory subunit, whose translation MVYQSPAGARDLLPLDVAQKHWVEERLQQVFHRWGYHRIITSTLERLDTLMAGGAIQRSTVIQVQDREEELGLRPELTASIARTAVTRMAGATFPQRLYYNANVFCRTPDSSHNRQLEFYQTGVELLGSEGLLADAEVLLLLAECLNELGLHHWQLILGEAEITQSLLAPFPASGRDRVRQAIAHLDRVTLETLPLSEDLRARALMMLDLRGHPADVLQKVTKLSLDAPQQAALHRLKSLVEILNRCFSVDSNQNSQNFPVILDLSMIRTFDYYTGIVFEVIGNAAIDNTIAQPQILGQGGRYDQLLGLYHPQGKTIPGIGFVLNTEDLQQALLSADRLPQATPASDLLVVARSPAAYAAAFAYAEKLRHTPAIRVEMDLGDRQPEEIRTYARQRRIQQIAWLKDDGSAEIETIKRE comes from the coding sequence ATGGTCTACCAATCGCCTGCGGGAGCAAGAGATTTATTACCCTTAGATGTGGCTCAGAAACACTGGGTCGAAGAACGGTTGCAGCAGGTATTTCATCGTTGGGGCTATCACCGCATCATTACTTCAACCCTCGAACGGTTAGATACGCTGATGGCTGGAGGAGCAATTCAGCGATCGACGGTGATCCAAGTTCAGGATCGCGAGGAAGAATTGGGGTTGCGTCCAGAATTGACAGCCTCGATCGCTCGCACTGCTGTAACTCGGATGGCAGGAGCGACCTTTCCGCAACGCCTCTACTACAACGCTAACGTCTTTTGCCGCACGCCCGATAGCAGCCACAATCGCCAGTTGGAGTTTTATCAAACTGGGGTGGAGTTGCTGGGTAGCGAAGGATTACTGGCTGACGCTGAAGTGTTATTGCTCCTAGCTGAGTGCTTGAATGAATTGGGCTTACACCACTGGCAGCTGATTCTCGGCGAAGCGGAAATTACCCAATCGCTATTGGCTCCTTTCCCCGCATCTGGACGCGATCGCGTTCGACAGGCGATCGCTCACCTCGATCGCGTCACGCTTGAAACTCTACCTTTAAGCGAAGATCTACGAGCTAGAGCTTTAATGATGCTCGATTTGCGCGGACATCCCGCAGATGTATTGCAAAAAGTCACAAAATTAAGTTTAGATGCACCACAACAAGCAGCTTTACACCGACTCAAATCGCTAGTTGAGATTTTGAATCGATGCTTTAGTGTAGACTCAAACCAAAACTCGCAAAACTTTCCAGTCATTCTAGATTTGAGCATGATTCGCACCTTTGACTATTACACGGGGATCGTGTTTGAAGTCATCGGCAATGCAGCGATCGACAATACAATAGCTCAACCGCAAATTTTAGGACAAGGAGGTCGTTACGACCAACTTTTAGGACTGTATCATCCCCAAGGTAAAACGATTCCGGGGATTGGCTTTGTCCTGAACACGGAAGATTTACAACAAGCCTTGCTGTCTGCCGATCGCTTACCGCAAGCCACACCTGCGAGCGATCTGCTCGTTGTCGCTCGATCGCCAGCAGCTTACGCGGCGGCTTTTGCCTATGCAGAAAAGTTACGCCATACCCCAGCGATCCGAGTCGAAATGGACTTAGGCGATCGCCAACCAGAGGAAATCCGCACCTACGCCCGCCAGCGCCGCATCCAACAAATTGCTTGGCTCAAGGATGACGGTTCAGCTGAGATTGAAACGATAAAGAGGGAGTAG
- a CDS encoding potassium channel family protein, protein MDLLLKLTGAGIIFLTLLDIYLTVLFHRLGSSIISMPLNRGIWCLFRLLTQIIPSKSDRLLAHSGSMMIVAILAVWAAALISGFALIILPELGSAIQASEGQTPTDFITALYYSGFSLTTLGTGDLVPKTATYRLLTLLEAALGFSSFTITITYLLSVYNALITRNTFALSLYHRTDGKGDAAELLARLGASGELSGIQQDLSNMARDLIELLELQHSYPVLIYFRFRETYYTLPRVILLAIDTATLIKSALNAEKYRSLLHSTAVAELWGGSTHILSELSQSILPKHRIKCDRQMELVWRKRYYDALERLSAEGIETTTDREAGADLYVALRRKWQPLLTTLSNYLVVDL, encoded by the coding sequence ATGGATTTATTATTAAAATTAACTGGTGCGGGAATAATCTTTTTAACTCTTTTAGATATTTACCTAACTGTACTTTTCCATCGCCTTGGTAGCAGTATCATTAGTATGCCTTTGAACAGAGGTATATGGTGTTTGTTTCGCCTATTAACGCAGATAATCCCTAGTAAAAGCGATCGCCTACTTGCTCATAGTGGCTCTATGATGATAGTTGCTATTTTAGCTGTATGGGCGGCTGCGCTTATAAGTGGTTTTGCTTTAATTATTTTGCCAGAATTAGGTTCTGCGATTCAGGCTAGCGAAGGGCAAACGCCTACTGATTTCATTACCGCACTCTACTATAGTGGGTTCTCTCTCACTACACTAGGCACAGGCGATCTAGTTCCAAAAACAGCTACTTATCGATTACTAACTTTATTAGAAGCAGCGCTGGGATTTTCTAGTTTTACAATTACAATTACCTACTTACTCTCAGTTTATAATGCTTTGATTACCCGCAATACATTTGCTCTCAGCTTATACCATCGCACTGATGGCAAGGGGGATGCAGCGGAGTTATTAGCAAGACTGGGAGCTAGCGGCGAACTCAGTGGGATTCAGCAGGATCTTTCTAATATGGCGAGAGATTTGATTGAGTTACTAGAGCTACAACATTCCTATCCAGTACTAATTTATTTCCGGTTTCGTGAAACGTATTACACCCTACCGCGAGTCATACTCTTAGCAATAGACACGGCAACCCTGATTAAAAGCGCATTGAATGCTGAAAAATATCGTTCTCTATTACACTCTACAGCAGTAGCAGAATTGTGGGGTGGCAGTACACATATTCTCTCCGAACTATCTCAATCGATTCTACCCAAACACCGGATAAAATGCGATCGCCAAATGGAGTTAGTCTGGCGAAAAAGATATTATGATGCACTAGAAAGATTGAGTGCTGAGGGTATAGAAACAACAACAGATCGAGAAGCAGGTGCAGATTTATACGTTGCTTTGCGGCGCAAATGGCAACCCCTGTTAACAACCCTCAGCAATTATTTAGTAGTAGACTTATAA
- a CDS encoding 6-carboxytetrahydropterin synthase — protein sequence MQCIVNRRAQFSASHRYWLPELSETENQQQFGLCSRFPGHGHNYVLFVSLLGELDEYGMVLNLSDVKHVIKREVTSQLDFSYLNDVWQEFQQTLPTTENIARVIWQKLASHLPIVKIQLFEHPQLWAEYQGNGMEAYLTISTHFSAAHRLAHPDLNQQENTEIYGKCARPNGHGHNYHLEVTVKGEIHPRTGMIVDLSALNQAIEDLVIEPLDHTFLNKDIAYFAKVVPTAENIAVYISNVLQQPVRELGAELHKVKLIESPNNSCEVYCTSDDSIKSATREPALAEV from the coding sequence ATGCAATGTATAGTTAACCGCCGCGCTCAATTTTCCGCCAGCCATCGCTATTGGTTGCCAGAGCTGAGCGAAACAGAGAACCAGCAACAATTTGGCTTATGTTCCCGCTTTCCAGGTCACGGACACAACTACGTCTTGTTTGTTTCTCTTCTCGGAGAGTTAGATGAATATGGCATGGTGTTAAACCTGTCTGATGTCAAGCACGTAATAAAGCGAGAAGTGACTAGCCAGCTAGATTTTTCCTATCTCAATGACGTTTGGCAAGAATTTCAGCAAACACTGCCAACAACGGAAAATATCGCCCGTGTCATCTGGCAAAAGCTTGCCTCGCACTTACCGATAGTCAAAATTCAGTTATTTGAACATCCTCAACTTTGGGCAGAATATCAAGGAAATGGCATGGAAGCATACTTAACTATTAGCACTCATTTTAGCGCCGCTCATCGGTTAGCTCATCCCGATCTCAACCAACAAGAGAATACCGAAATTTACGGGAAATGCGCTCGTCCTAACGGTCACGGTCATAATTACCACTTAGAAGTGACTGTAAAGGGGGAAATTCACCCTCGTACGGGCATGATTGTAGATTTGAGTGCATTGAACCAAGCGATCGAAGATTTGGTTATTGAACCACTCGACCATACTTTTCTCAACAAAGATATTGCCTACTTTGCCAAAGTCGTGCCTACGGCAGAAAATATCGCCGTGTATATCTCAAATGTACTGCAACAGCCAGTGCGAGAGTTAGGTGCAGAACTACACAAGGTCAAGTTGATTGAAAGTCCAAATAATTCGTGCGAAGTCTACTGTACTTCAGATGATTCAATCAAGAGCGCGACTAGAGAGCCAGCGTTAGCCGAAGTTTAG
- a CDS encoding 2Fe-2S iron-sulfur cluster-binding protein, protein MTHTIRIHDRANGTIHTVEVPADQYILRSAEQQGVELPFSCRNGACTTCAVRVLSGEVYQPEAMGLSPELRDRGYALLCVSYARSDMEVETQDEDEVYELQFGRYFAKGKVRAGLPLDEE, encoded by the coding sequence ATGACACACACAATTCGGATACACGATCGCGCCAACGGTACAATTCATACTGTCGAAGTCCCCGCAGACCAATACATTTTGCGCTCGGCAGAACAACAAGGGGTAGAATTACCATTTTCTTGTCGCAATGGTGCTTGTACGACTTGCGCTGTCAGAGTGTTATCAGGAGAAGTGTATCAGCCAGAAGCAATGGGACTTTCACCAGAATTACGCGATCGCGGTTATGCTCTGTTATGTGTCAGCTATGCCCGTTCTGACATGGAAGTAGAAACCCAAGACGAAGATGAAGTTTACGAACTGCAATTTGGGCGTTATTTTGCCAAAGGTAAAGTTAGGGCAGGATTGCCTTTGGATGAAGAATAG
- a CDS encoding hemerythrin domain-containing protein — protein sequence MVVTLDDTKRSAIAVKLADVKALQELIISNEETLLGQINDSEIQKRLQEMLDSDRKNLGVIETVIVQYGIQGEPRKATQELIEKTKEMMQGSELSLYDKFAQHELLKHGQAMTGIMLHKAAQVVGADVDIAFGPLNTVNFENRAHQEQLKGILEQVGTRELTGKDADQGLWARVQDAVAAFSGVVGSAVTQTSDKKDMNVQDLIRADHSKVNTLFTELLQSDNPQKIQEYFGQIYKDLLAHSIAEEEVVYPRVRAFYPEDKVQELYSEQAEFRTKLDEIKAIDPSNSQFKDKVKQLMDAVGDHIRQEEFDMFTAIRNNLSSDQSEQMASDFKAAKAKAQQEMGVVS from the coding sequence ATGGTCGTAACATTAGACGATACCAAGCGTTCTGCTATTGCGGTTAAACTAGCTGACGTAAAAGCTCTACAAGAGTTAATAATTTCTAACGAAGAGACACTGCTAGGACAAATCAACGATTCGGAAATTCAAAAGCGCCTGCAAGAAATGCTCGATTCCGATCGCAAGAACTTGGGCGTTATTGAGACTGTCATCGTGCAATATGGTATTCAGGGAGAACCCAGAAAGGCTACACAGGAGCTAATCGAAAAGACCAAGGAAATGATGCAAGGGTCTGAATTGTCTTTGTATGATAAGTTCGCTCAGCACGAACTGCTCAAACACGGACAAGCAATGACCGGTATCATGTTGCACAAAGCTGCTCAAGTCGTAGGTGCAGATGTTGATATAGCGTTCGGTCCTTTAAATACAGTTAACTTTGAAAACAGAGCGCACCAAGAACAGCTCAAAGGAATATTAGAGCAAGTTGGGACTCGTGAGTTGACTGGTAAGGATGCAGATCAAGGGCTATGGGCGCGGGTACAAGACGCGGTTGCTGCTTTCTCTGGCGTAGTCGGTAGTGCCGTTACCCAAACTTCTGATAAGAAGGATATGAACGTCCAAGATCTGATTCGTGCAGATCACAGCAAAGTGAATACACTGTTCACTGAGTTGTTGCAGAGTGACAATCCTCAGAAGATCCAAGAGTACTTCGGTCAAATCTACAAAGATCTATTGGCTCATTCGATCGCCGAAGAGGAAGTGGTCTATCCTAGAGTGCGTGCTTTCTATCCAGAAGATAAAGTTCAAGAACTCTACAGCGAGCAAGCTGAATTCAGAACCAAATTAGACGAGATTAAAGCGATCGATCCTTCTAATTCACAGTTCAAAGATAAAGTTAAGCAACTGATGGATGCTGTTGGCGATCACATTCGTCAAGAAGAGTTCGACATGTTTACCGCAATTCGCAACAACCTCAGTAGCGACCAAAGCGAGCAAATGGCTAGCGACTTCAAAGCTGCTAAAGCCAAAGCACAACAAGAAATGGGCGTTGTCAGCTAG
- a CDS encoding creatininase family protein, translating to MHGYIPPNRFFPYLSWTDIQKMPDKENVVIIQPVGAIEQHGPHLPLIVDAAIGTAVLGKALFQLSDRIPAYALPPLYYGKSNEHWHFPGTITLSVSTLLATLIEVAESIYRAGFRKFVLMNSHGGQPQIMEIAARDLHVKYADFLVFPLFTWRVPHIAGELLSDREKEFGIHAGDAETSVMLSILPEQVKMEAAVKEYPHGLPENSLLSMEGKLPFAWATRDLTQTGILGDPTIATKEKGDRILASVADGWVQVIADIYAFQQPQAWKQ from the coding sequence ATGCACGGTTACATTCCCCCTAACAGATTTTTTCCCTATCTTTCTTGGACTGACATTCAAAAGATGCCAGATAAAGAAAATGTTGTGATTATTCAACCTGTAGGAGCGATCGAACAACACGGTCCCCATTTACCGTTAATTGTAGATGCTGCAATTGGTACGGCAGTTTTAGGCAAGGCTTTGTTTCAATTAAGCGATCGCATTCCCGCTTATGCTCTACCACCCTTGTACTACGGTAAATCGAACGAACATTGGCATTTTCCTGGCACGATTACCCTAAGTGTGTCAACTTTACTTGCAACTTTAATTGAAGTTGCTGAAAGTATTTACCGTGCCGGATTTCGCAAATTCGTGTTGATGAATTCCCACGGTGGACAACCTCAAATTATGGAAATTGCTGCACGGGATTTGCACGTCAAATATGCAGACTTTCTCGTATTTCCACTTTTTACCTGGCGAGTTCCTCACATTGCCGGAGAGTTACTTTCCGATCGCGAGAAAGAGTTTGGTATCCATGCTGGTGATGCTGAAACCAGTGTGATGCTGTCGATTTTACCAGAACAAGTCAAAATGGAAGCCGCTGTGAAAGAATACCCTCACGGCTTACCTGAAAATAGTCTGCTTTCAATGGAAGGGAAATTACCTTTTGCTTGGGCAACCCGCGATCTGACGCAGACAGGAATTTTAGGCGATCCAACCATAGCGACAAAAGAAAAAGGCGATCGCATCCTTGCCTCTGTCGCTGATGGTTGGGTACAAGTCATTGCAGACATCTATGCCTTTCAGCAACCGCAAGCTTGGAAGCAGTAA
- a CDS encoding LmeA family phospholipid-binding protein — translation MSEQQGLGEQALNKAAEIGLSSQLDEVEKLNVNIKTDPLKALQGQVDTVAIAGEGMVMQKDLRVEKMDMQVDSVAINPLSAAMGKIELTQPTQGKARVVLTAADINRAFNSEYIRQQLQATKIDVNGQQMTVVPQQVDFQLPGEGKVSLNANVRLQETNETKQVAFTAVPEVASGGQTVTLQDVQYEDEQAQSPELTKALVDATSEILNLSNFDLEGISLRIKNLQIEAGKIALIAEANVTQIPSA, via the coding sequence ATGTCAGAACAACAAGGATTGGGAGAACAAGCGCTGAATAAAGCCGCAGAAATCGGGTTGTCTAGTCAACTCGATGAAGTAGAAAAGTTAAATGTAAACATTAAAACAGATCCGCTCAAAGCATTGCAAGGACAAGTAGACACGGTGGCGATCGCCGGTGAAGGAATGGTGATGCAAAAAGACCTGCGAGTAGAAAAGATGGATATGCAGGTGGATAGCGTTGCCATTAACCCCCTCAGCGCGGCAATGGGTAAAATCGAGCTGACTCAACCAACTCAAGGTAAGGCTCGCGTGGTTTTGACAGCAGCAGATATCAATCGTGCTTTCAACTCCGAGTACATCCGTCAGCAACTGCAAGCCACAAAAATTGATGTTAATGGGCAACAAATGACCGTAGTTCCCCAGCAGGTAGATTTCCAACTACCAGGTGAAGGAAAAGTGTCCTTGAATGCTAACGTCCGTTTGCAGGAAACTAACGAAACAAAGCAAGTGGCTTTTACTGCCGTACCGGAAGTTGCTTCCGGGGGACAAACTGTCACTTTACAAGATGTGCAATATGAAGACGAACAAGCACAATCTCCGGAGTTGACTAAGGCTTTAGTAGATGCAACCAGTGAAATTTTGAATCTGAGCAACTTTGACCTCGAAGGGATCTCTCTCCGTATCAAAAATTTACAGATCGAAGCAGGAAAGATCGCCCTAATTGCAGAGGCTAATGTCACACAAATTCCATCAGCATGA